The following proteins come from a genomic window of Terriglobia bacterium:
- a CDS encoding class I SAM-dependent methyltransferase produces MSRAFDGFPLEEAIAARAAVVGIVLPPPSVAGLAAHARAVMRESRRLHLTAVLDPAAFVERHLGESFDGAAMVDPGAVGTLLDLGSGNGYPGLPLAAARPRLKAALAEASPKKAEFLREVIAEAGLPSARVIERQIQRPGDLDPLVGGIRLVVTRAAGGWERILPRLRPRLDPVGEVLVWAGVDMETVRHRVAWRRLELVERRLLRGRERSWVWRFRGAG; encoded by the coding sequence TTGAGCCGCGCCTTCGACGGGTTCCCGCTCGAAGAGGCGATCGCCGCCCGGGCGGCCGTGGTGGGGATCGTCCTTCCACCTCCGTCCGTCGCGGGTCTCGCCGCGCACGCGCGCGCGGTGATGCGCGAGAGCCGGCGGCTCCACCTGACCGCCGTTCTCGATCCCGCCGCTTTCGTCGAGCGGCACCTCGGCGAGTCGTTCGACGGGGCGGCGATGGTCGACCCCGGAGCGGTCGGGACGCTGCTCGACTTGGGGAGCGGCAATGGTTATCCCGGCTTGCCGCTGGCTGCGGCGCGGCCGCGCCTGAAGGCCGCGCTCGCGGAGGCTTCGCCGAAGAAGGCGGAGTTCCTGAGGGAGGTGATCGCCGAGGCGGGGCTCCCGTCGGCGCGCGTGATCGAGCGCCAGATCCAGCGCCCGGGGGACCTCGACCCTCTCGTCGGCGGGATCCGTCTCGTCGTCACGCGCGCGGCCGGAGGCTGGGAGCGGATTCTCCCGCGCCTTCGTCCGCGCCTGGACCCCGTGGGCGAGGTGCTCGTGTGGGCCGGAGTGGACATGGAGACGGTGCGGCACCGGGTCGCATGGCGACGCCTTGAGCTGGTCGAGCGGCGCCTCCTTCGGGGGCGGGAGCGATCGTGGGTGTGGCGATTCCGTGGCGCCGGCTAA